Proteins co-encoded in one Scatophagus argus isolate fScaArg1 chromosome 11, fScaArg1.pri, whole genome shotgun sequence genomic window:
- the cwc22 gene encoding pre-mRNA-splicing factor CWC22 homolog produces MDSPGRSRSPSPAQREQSEPSENKSSPAAERPQLTGSVERSPKESPSPQASPAGRPQSRSPASNSSSSSSSSSDDEDEHHGTLRKIRSSVAQIKRSRSKSRSRERDRSRSRGHDRSGSSGRDRSGSRERDRSGSRGRNRSRSRGRGRSGSRGRDRSESRGRDRSRSRGRDRSRSRSRGRDRSGSRGRDRSRSRGRDRSRSRSRERDRERYNRGRYTRDRYDDRRDDRGGRFDRRANWDEESDHRRRGRSASPPTGKEPAAADEPPVKRKKEELDPILTRTGGAYIPPAKLRMMQQQITDKSSLAYQRMSWEALKKSVNGLINKVNVSNIVNIIQELLQENIVRGRGLLARSVLQAQTASPIFTHVYAALVAIINSKFPQIGELILKRLILTFRKSYRRNLKQQCLTASKFVAHLINQNVAHEVLCLEMLTLLLERPTDDSVEVAISFLKECGLKLTEVSPRGINAIFERLRNILHESAIDKRVQYMIEVMFAIRKDGFKDHPVVPEGLDLVDEEDQFTHMLPLDDEYNSEDVLNVFKMDPDFLENEEKYKTIKRDILDEGSSDSGEEGDGSDEDEDDEDENDEEGEGEKVTIFDQTEVNLVAFRRTIYLAIQSSLDFEECAHKLIKMDFPESQTKELCNMILDCCAQQRTYEKFFGLLAGRFCLLKKEYMESFEGIFSEQYETIHRLETNKLRNVARLFAHLLYTDSVPWSVLECIKMSEETTTSSSRIFVKILFQELCAYMGLPRLNQRLKDSTLQVFFEGLFPRDNPRNTRFAINFFTSIGLGGLTDELREHLKNAPKMIMTQNQEVESSDSSSSSSSSSSSSDSSSSDSSSDSDSDSSDSSSSSSSSSDSDSKQKKKKKRKEQSEEKKKRKEKAKKKDKPSEKKRDRRKNNDEEDSDNEKRARREGKGRAREVEERVHAREAEERAREGARRSRRDERSEEKEQREEDRRRKMDVQGRQREGDRERERGRERERVRERDNEEKREREREREKQRDRERNKENGDRNREREERRRR; encoded by the exons GAGAGAAGCCCCAAAGAGAGTCCGTCCCCTCAGGCCAGTCCAGCAGGCAGGCCACAGTCCAGAAGCCCTgcctccaacagcagcagcagcagcagcagcagcagtgacgaTGAGGATGAACATCACGGGACACTGAGGAAGATTAGGAGTAGTGTGGCTCAGATCAAA aGATCAAGATCCAAGTCCAGGTCCAGGGAGCGAGACAGATCAAGATCCAGAGGACATGACAGGTCCGGGTCTAGTGGACGTGACAGGTCTGGGTCCAGAGAGCGCGACAGGTCTGGGTCCAGAGGACGCAACAGGTCCAGATCCAGAGGACGAGGCAGGTCCGGATCCAGAGGACGGGACAGGTCCGAGTCCAGGGGGCGAGACAGATCCAGGTCCAGGGGACGCGacaggtccaggtccaggtccagagGACGCGACAGGTCCGGATCCAGAGGACGTGACAGGTCCAGGTCCAGAGGACGAGACAGGTCCAGGTCTCgatccagagagagagaccggGAACGCTACAACAGAGGACGCTATACACG ggATCGTTATGACGATCGCCGTGATGACAGGGGTGGGCGTTTTGACCGGCGGGCCAATTGGGATGAAGAGTCAGATCACAGGAGGCGTGGCCGCTCTGCCTCCCCTCCAACAGGCAAGGAGCCAGCAGCGGCTGATGAACCACCTGtcaagaggaagaaggaggagctCGACCCGATCCTGACGAGGACCGGTGGAGCTTATATCCCCCCTGCCAAGCTACGCATGATGCAGCAGCAAATCACTGACAAGAGCAG cCTGGCCTATCAGAGGATGAGCTGGGAGGCTTTGAAGAAGTCCGTCAACGGTCTCATCAACAAAGTCAACGTGTCAAACATCGTCAATATCAtccaggagctgctgcaggagaacaTCGTCAGGGGGAG ggGTTTGCTGGCTCGCTCGGTGCTGCAGGCTCAGACAGCTTCACCGATTTTTACGCATGTTTACGCTGCCCTTGTCGCAATCATCAACTCCAAGTTCCCTCAGATTGGAGAGCTGATTCTAAAGCGCCTCATCCTGACATTCAGGAAGAGCTACCGTCGCAACCTCAag caacaGTGCCTGACAGCATCAAAGTTTGTGGCGCATCTCATCAACCAGAATGTG GCCCACGAGGTTTTATGCCTGGAGATGCTCACTCTACTGCTGGAGCGTCCAACTGACGACAGCGTGGAGGTCGCCATCTCCTTCCTGAAGGAGTGTGGACTGAAACTGACCGAGGTGTCCCCAAGAGGAATCAACG CCATATTTGAGCGCCTCAGGAACATCCTCCATGAGTCAGCCATTGATAAGAGGGTCCAGTACATGATCGAAGTGATGTTTGCCATCAGGAAGGACGGTTTCAAAGATCATCCAGTGGTCCCAGAGGGCTTGGACCTGGTGGATGAGGAGGACCAGTTCACCCACATGCTGCCCCTGGATGACGAGTACAACTCTGAGGATGTGCTCA ATGTGTTCAAGATGGATCCAGACTTCCTGGAGAACGAAGAGAAATACAAAACCATTAAAAGAG ATATCCTGGACGAGGGCAGCAGTGAttcaggagaggagggagacgGCAGCGACGAAGATGAAGACGACGAAGATGAGAACGATGAGGAGGGAGAAG gtgagAAGGTCACCATCTTTGATCAGACGGAAGTCAACCTCGTTGCTTTCAGAAGAACCATCTACCTCGCTATACAGTccag TTTGGACTTTGAAGAGTGTGCTCACAAACTGATCAAGATGGACTTTCCTGAGAGCCAGACG AAAGAGCTGTGCAACATGATACTGGACTGCTGCGCTCAACAGAGAACCTACGAGAAGTTCTTTGGTCTGCTGGCCGgg AGGTTCTGTCTGCTGAAGAAGGAGTACATGGAGAGTTTTGAGGGGATCTTTTCAGAGCAGTACGAAACAATTCACCGACTGGAGACCAACAAACTGAGGAATGTGGCTCGACTGTTTGCTCACCTACTGTACACAGACTCGGTGCCCTGGAGT GTGTTGGAGTGTATCAAGATGAGTGAGGAGACCACAACCTCGTCCAGCAGGATCTTTGTGAAGATCCTTTTCCAGGAACTCTGTGCCTACATGGGCCTCCCCAGACTCAACCAGAGGCTCAAAGACTC gACTCTGCAGGTGTTCTTTGAGGGCCTTTTTCCTCGCGATAATCCAAGAAACACTCGCTTCGCCATCAACTTCTTCACCTCCATTGGACTGGGTGGACTGAC GGACGAGCTAAGGGAACATTTAAAGAATGCTCCCAAGATGATCATGACTCAGAACCAGGAAGTGGAGTCCTCTGACTCCTCGtcgtcctcttcatcctcctcttcctcatcggactcctcctcctcagactccTCCAGCGACTCGGACTCCGACTCCTCAGACTCctctagcagcagcagcagcagctcag ACtctgacagcaaacaaaagaagaagaagaagagaaaagaacaaagtgaggagaaaaagaagaggaaagaaaaggccaagaaaaaggacaaaccctctgagaagaagagagacaggcGCAAGAACAACGATGAGGAGGACAGCGACAATGAGAAGCGAGCGAGAAGGGAAGGGAAAGGCCGTGCACGTGAGGTGGAGGAACGCGTGCATGCACGTGAGGCAGAGGAGCGTGCACGTGAGGGCGCCCGTCGGAGTAGACGAGATGAAAGAtcagaggaaaaagagcagCGGGAGGAGGATAGGAGACGAAAAATGGACGTTCAgggcagacaaagagagggagacagggagagagagagagggagggaaagagagagagtgagggagcgAGACAAcgaagagaagagagagagggagagagagagagaaaagcagagagacagagagaggaataaAGAGAATGGagacaggaacagagagagagaggagaggaggaggagataa